A window of the Cutaneotrichosporon cavernicola HIS019 DNA, chromosome: 6 genome harbors these coding sequences:
- the ILS1 gene encoding uncharacterized protein (Anticodon-binding domain of tRNA): MSFKAHDPSKPIHIPTAEHNVLDFWRAIDAFKTQQKLSEGRPEFSFFDGPPFATGLPHYGHLLAGTIKDIVTRHASSTGHHVERRFGWDTHGLPVEHEIDKKLGIKGKDDVMAMGIDKYNAECRAIVMRYASEWKTTVERVGRWIDFDTGYKTLDPTFMESVWWIFGQLWQKDQVYRGLRVMPYSTGCTTPLSNFEAGEDYRDVQDPAVTVSFPLVDDPSTSLLAWTTTPYTLPSNLALCVHPDFTYIKIHDIERNQNFILLEALLGTVYKEYQNGKKPDAKKEPKFKKVGSFLGKDMVGWRYTPMFDYFTEQYEDRAFRVIADEYVTDSAGTGIVHQAPAFGEDDHRIAVAHKVVREDEIPPCPIDESGRFTAEVPDYQGQYVKDADSAIIKELNSKGRLIVRTDIKHSYPFCWRSGTPLIYRAVPVWFVRVASKSQELVANNERTRWVPPHVGEGRFGGWLKNARDWNISRNRYWGTPIPLWVSDDMEEIVCISSIKQLEELSGVTGITDLHRESVDSITIPSKQGKGTLKRIEEVFDCWFESGSMPYAQSHYPFENQELFKERFPADFISEGIDQTRGWFYTLLVLGTHLFNTAPWKNLIVTGLVLASDGKKMSKKLKNYPDPMNVVEKYGADSVRLFLINSPVVRGDNLRFREDGVRDVLSNVILKWINSLNFYLNQVELFNQETGTKFMSDHDAPKSTNVFDRWILARCQSLIQLVDQEMAAYRLYTVIPGLLELINDLTNWYIRFNRRRLKGENGVEDTKAALNSLYEALHTLALTMSSFTPFTSEMVYQSLLATTPKPADGADVRSVHFVLFPKAREEYFDSVIERQVLRLKNVIELGRGIRDKRTLKVKMPLKTLTLFHHDQQYLDDVKSLDQYVKSELNVAELVYTSDEAATGIKYKANADWPVLGRKLRKDLAKVKSHLPKLSSDACKAYLSSGKVEVNGVQLVEGDLVVTRFVELEGDKAQAFEAASDGDATILLDCRRHEDLESVALLRALTSRVNKLRKAAGLKPTDRVDVFYEVDTGEEDALARAIVGSEDFLQSQIYAIPQARTQLPKERKVLATEVREKEIADDDRAERFILTLAERP, from the exons ATGTCGTTCAAGGCTCACGACC cgtcTAAGCCGATCCACATCCCGACGGCCGAGCACAACGTGCTCGACTTTTGGCGTGCGATCGACGCGTTCAAGACGCAGCAGAAGCTCTCCGAGGGCCGGCCCGAGTTCTCGTTCTTCGACGGACCGCCCTTCGCGACCGGCCTTCCTCACTACGGGCATCTGCTCGCCGGTACCATCAAG GACATTGTAACCCGCCATGCCTCGTCGACCGGTCACcacgtcgagcgccgctTCGGTTGGGACACGCACGGCCTCCCAGTCGAGCACGAGATTGACAAAAAGCTCGGcatcaagggcaaggacgacgTGATGGCCATGGGCATCGACAAGTACAACGCCGAGTGCCGTGCCATTGTCATGCGTTACGCGTCCGAGTGGAAGACCACTGTCGAGCGTGTCGGCCGCTGGATCGACTTTGACACCGGTTACAAGACCCTTGACCCAACCTTCATGGAGTCGGTGTGGTGGATCTTCGGCCAGCTGTGGCAGAAGGATCAGGTTTACCGCGGCCTCCGTGTGATGCCGTACTCGACCGGCTGCACGACTCCTCTTTCCAACTTCGAGGCCGGTGAGGACTACCGCGACGTCCAGGACCCCGCCGTTACCGTTTCTTTCCCCCTTGTTGACGACCCGTCGACCAGCCTGCTCGCATGGACGACCACTCCCTACACTCTTCCCTCCAACCTTGCCCTTTGTGTGCACCCCGACTTCACCTACATCAAGATCCACGACATCGAGCGCAACCAGAacttcatcctcctcgaggcgcttcTCGGCACCGTCTACAAGGAGTACCAGAACGGCAAGAAGCCCGACGCGAAGAAGGAGCCGAAGTTTAAGAAGGTCGGGTCGTTCCTTGGCAAGGACATGGTCGGCTGGCGCTACACCCCCATGTTCGACTACTTCACCGAGCAGTACGAGGACCGCGCGTTCCGCGTTATTGCCGATGAGTATGTCACCGACTCGGCTGGTACTGGTATTGTCCACCAGGCTCCTGCAttcggcgaggacgaccacCGCATTGCCGTTGCGCACAAGGTCGtccgcgaggacgagatccCGCCTTGCCCTATTGACGAGTCCGGCCGCTTCACGGCGGAGGTCCCCGATTACCAGGGCCAGTacgtcaaggacgccgacTCTGCCAtcatcaaggagctcaacTCGAAGGGGCGCCTCATCGTGCGTACCGACATCAAGCACTCGTACCCCTTCTGCTGGCGCTCGGGCACTCCCCTCATCTACCGCGCTGTCCCAGTCTGGTTTGTCCGCGTGGCCTCCAAGTCGCAGGAGCTCGTTGCCAACAACGAGAGAACGCGCTGGGTTCCTCCCCacgttggcgagggccgTTTCGGCGGCTGGCTCAAGAACGCTCGCGACTGGAACATTTCGCGTAACCGTTACTGGGGTACCCCGATCCCTCTGTGGGTGTCGGATGACATGGAGGAGATTGTGTGCATCTCGTCGatcaagcagctcgaggagctctCTGGTGTCACTGGCATCACCGACCTCCACCGTGAGAGCGTTGACTCAATCACCATCCCGTCCAAGCAGGGCAAGGGCACGCTGAAGCGTATCGAGGAGGTGTTCGACTGTTGGTTCGAGTCGGGTTCGATGCCGTACGCGCAGTCGCACTACCCTTTCGAGAACCAGGAGCTCTTCAAGGAGAGATTCCCGGCAGACTTCATCTCGGAGGGTATTGACCAGACCCGTGGCTGGTTCTACACTCTTCTTGTGCTTGGAACGCACCTCTTCAACACCGCGCCCTGGAAGAACCTCATCGTCACCGGTCTTGTGCTGGCGTCGGACGGCAAGAAGATGAGCAAGAAGCTCAAGAACTACCCCGACCCGATGAATGTCGTCGAGAAGTACGGTGCCGACTCTGTCCGCCTTTTCCTCATCAACTCGCCTGTTGTGAGGGGCGACAACCTCCGCTTCCGCGAGGACGGTGTACGCGATGTGCTCTCCAACGTCATTCTTAAGTGGATCAACTCGCTCAACTTCTACCTGAACCAGGTTGAGCTCTTCAACCAGGAGACCGGTACTAAGTTCATGTCCGACCACGACGCGCCCAAGTCAACCAATGTGTTCGACCGGTGGATCCTCGCCCGCTGCCAGTCGCTcatccagctcgtcgatcAGGAGATGGCTGCGTACCGCCTCTACACTGTCATTCCCGGacttctcgagctcatcaacgACCTCACCAACTGGTACATCCGTTTCAACCGCCGTCGtctcaagggcgagaacGGTGTCGAGGACACCAAGGCGGCTCTCAACTCGCTGTACGAGGCCCTCCACACTCTTGCCCtcaccatgtcgtcgtTCACTCCATTCACCTCGGAGATGGTGTACCAGAGCCTGCTTGCCACCACTCCCAAGCCCGCCGACGGTGCCGACGTGCGGTCCGTCCACTTCGTGCTCTTCCCCAAAGCGCGCGAGGAGTACTTTGACTCTGTCATCGAGCGCCAGGTGCTGCGTCTCAAGAACGTcatcgagcttggccgTGGCATTCGCGACAAGCGCAcgctcaaggtcaagatGCCGCTCAAGACGCTCACCCTCTTCCATCACGACCAGCAgtacctcgacgacgtcaagtCGCTCGACCAGTACGTCAAGAGCGAGCTCAACGTTGCGGAGCTCGTGTACACGTCAGACGAGGCCGCGACCGGCATCAAGTACAAGGCCAACGCCGACTGGCCGGTCCTTGGCCGCAAGCTGCGCAAggacctcgccaaggtcaagaGCCACCTGCCCAAGCTCTCGAGCGACGCGTGCAAGGCGTACCTGTCGagcggcaaggtcgaggtgaACGGTGTCCAGCTTGTCGAGGGTGACTTGGTGGTCACTCGCttcgtcgagctcgagggaGACAAGGCGCAGGCCTTCGAGGCCGCGtcggacggcgacgcgaccatcctcctcgactgCCGCAGGcacgaggacctcgagagCGTCGCTCTCTTGCGTGCCCTCACGTCGCGTGTCAACAAGTTGCGCAAGGCCGCTGGCCTCAAGCCAACtgaccgcgtcgacgtcttCTACGAGGTTGACActggggaggaggatgcgCTAGCTCGCGCGATTGTCGGGTCCGAAGACTTCCTCCAGTCGCAGATCTACGCCATCCCTCAGGCCCGAACCCAGTTGCCGAAGGAACGCAAGGTGCTCGCCACCGAGGtccgcgagaaggagatcgCTGACGACGACCGTGCTGAGCGCttcatcctcaccctcgctgAGCGGCCCTGA
- the COX11 gene encoding uncharacterized protein (Cytochrome c oxidase assembly protein CtaG/Cox11) produces MFRPLLRSCAQLRAARPSPSSGSRPLQSRLFSTPPPPRPGADQVNAARDRLYAERMRKNRTLVLYVVGSLALVSGITYAAVPAYRAFCAATGYAGTPMTDPSRFEPSRLYADEHTEGRPITVRFEATHGDTLPWSFEPLQRSVTVVPGQTALAFYKAKNNSDKDLIGIATYNMTPEKIAPYFAKVECFCFEEQKIRAGEEVDLPVFFFIDRDVVDDSTLDNVDDVVLSYTFFRAKRNDMGHAVFDAPEDLVQKASGFANYEHVPAK; encoded by the exons ATGTTCCGGCCCCTCCTGCGCAGCTGTGCGcagctgcgcgccgcccgaccctccccctcatcTGGATCAAGGCCGTTACAGAGCCGGCTATTCTCTAcccccccgcccccccGACCAGGAGCAGACCAAGTCAACGCGGCCCGCGATCGCCTCTACGCCGAACGCATGAGGAAGAACCGCACGCTCGTGCTCTATGTGGTCGGATCGCTCGCCCTAGTATCTGGAATCACGTATGCCGCTGTTCCTGCCTACCGCGCATTCTGTGCCGCCACGGGGTATGCCGGCACACCGATGACGGATCCATCGCGCTTCGAGCCCAGCAGGCTGTACGCGGACGAGCATACCGAGGGCCGGCCTATTACTGTGCGGTTCGAGGCTACGCACGGAGACACGCTGCCGTGGAGCTTTGAGCCGCTGCAGCGGAGCGTTACTGTCGTGCCCGGGCAGACTGCGCTGGCTTTCtacaaggccaagaacaACTCGGATAAGGACCTGATTGGGATTGCGACGTATAACATGACGCCTGAGAAG ATCGCACCGTACTTTGCCAAGGTCGAGTGCTTCTGCTTCGAGGAGCAGAAGATCCGtgccggcgaggaggtcgacctcccagtcttcttcttcatcgaccgtgacgtcgtcgacgactcGACGTTGGACAACGTCGATGACGTGGTCCTCTCGTACACCTTCTTCCGCGCCAAGCGCAACGACATGGGTCACGCCGTGTTCGACGCACCCGAGGATCTCGTGCAGAAGGCGTCTGGGTTTGCCAACTACGAGCATGTTCCAGCCAAGTaa
- the OST1 gene encoding uncharacterized protein (Essential subunit of the N-oligosaccharyl transferase (OST) complex which catalyzes the transfer of a high mannose oligosaccharide from a lipid-linked oligosaccharide donor to an asparagine residue within an Asn-X-Ser Thr consensus motif in nascent polypeptide chains): MRLLPFLTLIPAALARAARHLETGAAPQEFVNTAVARTVELGGSTTLIMTQYNVKALNDDPGPYILALGASGESEPAWYEVLVGGKPVVIEVDRLGDAPAAVVPVGKMSKDDTLTISLNVITAHAARPLPEAIEQREPQFMIWEVETTLVDSAYKCDVERVKIRTPTPMILSHGTVPNTYVRDSDITKSSSTITLGPFYGVPPTVGADASAKQSPFYVHYETREPVVGIRTLKRAAEVSYWGGNLNIQDEVGLFNDGAKLKGQFSRLAHQQSRFHAGTPAQVLSEFTLRLPPSAHSVYYYDVIGNVSTSRFRPGQPAVNKKRVVDGTLELRPRYPVLGGWNYSFTVGWDMPLDESLHTDGDRAVLEVPFLTPLKGVVVDNQELTIILPEGATDVEVVAPFAVDSIEYATHRTYLDTIGRPKVTITKRTVTENHALPVYVTYSYPLSARFSKPIAVTAFAGSALTLFILLRRVNYNIEKK, from the exons ATGAGGCTCCTACCCTTCCTCACGCTCATTCCAGCCGCCCTGGCAAGGGCGGCCCGCCACCTCGAGActggcgccgcgcctcAAGAGTTTGTCAACACGGCTGTCGCACGTAcagtcgagctcggcggcagcaCAACCCTCATCATGACGCAGTACAACGTCAAGGCGTTGAACGACGACCCAGGACCATacatcctcgccctggGCGCATCTGGCGAGTCCGAGCCAGCTTGGTACGAGGTGCTGGTTGGAGGAAAGCCGGTGGTCATCGAGGTGGACCGTCTGGGCGA TGCGCCGGCCGCAGTCGTGCCCGTTGGCAAGATGAGCAAGGACGACACCCTGACCATCTCGTTGAATGTCATCACCGCGCACGCAGCGCGCCCACTTCCGGAGGCGATTGAGCAGCGCGAGCCCCAGTTCATGATTTGGGAGGTGGAGACCACTCTCGTCGACTCGGCGTACAAGTGTGAtgttgagcgcgtcaagaTCCGCACTCCAACACCCATGATTCTCTCTCATGGCACTGTTCCTAACACATACGTCCGCGACTCGGACATCACGAAGAGCAGCTCAACAATCACTCTGGGTCCATTCTACGGCGTGCCGCCTACTGTTGGTGCAGACGCGAGCGCCAAGCAGTCCCCGTTCTACGTCCACTACGAGACGCGCGagcccgtcgtcggcatccGCACCCTCAAGCGTGCGGCCGAGGTGTCGTACTGGGGGGGCAACCTCAACATCCAGGACGAGGTTGGGCTGTTCAATGATGGAGCTAA GCTCAAGGGACAGTTCTCGCGCCTCGCACACCAGCAGTCGCGCTTCCACGCCGGTACACCCGCACAGGTTCTCTCGGAGTTTACGCTCCGTCTCCCACCCTCGGCCCACAGCGTGTACTACTACGACGTGATCGGAAAcgtgtcgacctcgcgttTCCGCCCCGGCCAGCCGGCGGTCAACAAGAAGCGCGTCGTGGACGGCACCCTCGAATTACGCCCGCGCTACCCCGTACTCGGCGGATGGAACTACTCGTTCACTGTCGGATGGGACATGCCGCTTGATGAGAGCCTGCACACAGACGGCGACCGcgccgtgctcgaggtGCCTTTCCTCACGCCCCTCAAGGGTGTTGTGGTGGATAACCAGGAGCTCACAATCATCCTCCCCGAGGGCGCGACTGAtgtcgaggttgttgcGCCATTCGCCGTCGACTCGATCGAGTACGCTACCCACCGCACGTACCTCGACACAATTGGCCGCCCCAAGGTCACCATTACCAAGCGCACCGTCACTGAAAACCACGCCCTGCCCGTGTACGTCACGTACTCGTACCCTCTCAGTGCCCGCTTTAGCAAACCGATCGCTGTGACTGCATTCGCTGGCTCCGCGCTCACGctcttcatcctcctccggcGCGTGAACTACAACATCGAGAAGAAGTAA